Proteins from a genomic interval of Pogoniulus pusillus isolate bPogPus1 chromosome 30, bPogPus1.pri, whole genome shotgun sequence:
- the LOC135188938 gene encoding uncharacterized protein LOC135188938, whose translation MEASTWQCYGYLRDDTRKVRGRDCASSPADSGGSGEDYALLQLGQEGLGSRLERRGDLGEPRSDSQAAAKKLEMSSSGQRGPAGDLCVEDQPVSKRGCRRGEEGETPPKVYEMEVGHGRAGTGRTVKPVVYRLEESEYRRLLEEAEAEPEEEWEVTEQKVLEIREDYPEDGKVASPSLSRLNSLSGALRRQLSRSDSESSADSRQVAKLSPSCPSEGHKPTVPIRSDSFERNALLMDYLLQSKQEAPAAAAFVPWESSRAAESFRQALSFAAQPDGVPDLGHDGQAGEEALARQLEPDKQAAKSLERMFSEAANYAPVSRDTEKLLRQSSSSSQPFGSRERLEGDADVGVLESYIQKKTPPAPPVRSHSKESLALSMSKTVAMTEALLEPHSSAAKPAKEQWAAGGEEQLAGGWTAGGGGSEEPERKGWKSQEDEKVLKVADAKKTFEKSKAAEGKAAAPAPSVARKAPLVHLDPRQQGEKENKMAKGFRTG comes from the exons ATGGAAGCCTCCACCTGGCAGTGCTATGGATATTTACGGGATGACACGAGGAAGGTGAGGGGCAGAGACTGTGCCTCTTCCCCAGCAGACTCTGGAGGCTCCGGGGAGGATTATgccttgctgcagctgggccaggAGGGCCTGGgaagcaggctggagagaaggggggACCTTGGCGAGCCCAGGAGTGACTCGCAAGCTGCTGCCAAGAAGTTAGAGATGAGCAGCAGCGGGCAGAGAGGGCCGGCAGGGGACCTGTGCGTGGAAGACCAACCTGTGTCAAAAAGGGGgtgcaggagaggggaggagggagaaaccCCTCCGAAGGTGTACGAGATGGAGGTGGGGCACGGGCGAGCGGGCACGGGCAGGACGGTGAAGCCTGTGGtgtacaggctggaggagagcgaGTACAGGCgcctgctggaggaggcagaagcagaacCCGAGGAGGAATGGGAAGTGACCGAGCAGAAGGTACTTGAGATCCGGGAGGACTACCCAGAGGATGGGAAGGTGGCAAGCCCAAGCCTCAGCAGGCTCAACTCCTTGTCAGGAGCCctgaggaggcagctgagccGCTCGGACTCGGAAAGCAGTGCAGACAGCAGGCAAGTGGCCAAGCTGAGCCCGAGCTGCCCCTCGGAGGGCCACAAGCCCACCGTGCCCATCCGGTCGGACAGCTTCGAGCGGAACGCCCTGCTCATGGATTACCTCCTGCAAAGCAAGCAGGAGGCgccggcagctgctgccttcgtcccctgggaaagcagcagggcagctgagagctTCAGGCAGGCGCTGAGCTTCGCTGCCCAGCCCGACGGCGTGCCCGACCTCGGCCACGATGGCCAGGCTGGCgaggaggctctggccaggcagctggagccagacaagcaggcagcaaagagcCTGGAGAGGATGTTCTCCGAGGCTGCAAATTACGCTCCCGTGTCCAGGGACACCGAGAAGCTTTtgagacagagcagcagcagcagccagcccttcGGGAGCAGGGAGCGGCTGGAAGGCGACGCAGATGTGGGGGTACTCGAGTCCTACATCCAGAAGAAgaccccaccagcccctcccgTCAGGTCCCACAGCAAGGAGAGCCTGGCTTTGAGCATGAGCAAGACGGTGGCAATGACAGAGGCTCTGCTGGAGCCCCACAGCAGCGCGGCCAAGCctgccaaggagcagtgggcagcTGGCGGAGAGGAGCAGCTCGCTGGAGGCTGGACCGCAGGAGGAGGGGGCTCGGAGGAGCCCGAGCGGAAGGGGTGGAAGAGTCAGGAGGATGAGAAAGTGCTTAAAGTTGCCGACGCCAAGAAGACCTTCGAGAAGAGCAAGGCTGCCGAGGGCAAGGCGGCGGCACCAGCGCCCAGCGTGGCCAGGAAAG CACCTTTGGTCCACCTTGATCCTAGAcagcagggagagaaagagaacaagATGGCAAAAGGCTTCAGAACTGGTTGA